A region from the Nitrospinota bacterium genome encodes:
- the amrS gene encoding AmmeMemoRadiSam system radical SAM enzyme, with translation MKLVDLRHPASWWKRLPGGKARCELCPFNCILSEGKTGICRGKKNIGGELYAINYARTTSINLDPVEKKPLYHFHPGSQILSVGPNGCNLACSFCQNYHISQNEFPTRLLPPDEAVAIARTTGSVGIAYTYAEPLIWFEYVLDTSKAMREAGFKNVLVTNGVINPGPLEELLPWTDAMNIDIKSMDPEFYKKTCRGPLPAVLETVKRSAGKVHVEITNLVIPGLNDTDEMFEKLTDFMADINPFMPLHFSRYHPEYKLTSPPTPYGALVRAADIAGKKLKYVYVGNVPQEVYNQTKCHECGRVIISRAGFSVLEMHVSGGMCVFCGADAHVVTD, from the coding sequence ATGAAACTTGTGGACTTGAGGCATCCCGCCTCATGGTGGAAACGCCTTCCCGGCGGCAAGGCAAGATGCGAACTTTGCCCGTTCAACTGCATCCTGTCTGAAGGCAAGACCGGCATCTGCCGGGGCAAAAAGAATATCGGCGGCGAGCTTTACGCCATAAATTACGCCCGCACCACCTCCATAAACCTGGATCCAGTGGAGAAAAAGCCTCTGTACCATTTCCATCCGGGAAGCCAGATACTCTCCGTGGGCCCGAACGGGTGCAACCTTGCGTGTTCCTTCTGCCAGAACTACCACATCTCGCAAAATGAGTTCCCCACCCGCCTGCTCCCGCCGGACGAGGCGGTGGCAATCGCCCGCACCACCGGCTCCGTGGGGATAGCGTACACCTACGCAGAGCCGCTGATATGGTTCGAATACGTCCTGGACACATCGAAGGCCATGCGTGAGGCCGGGTTCAAGAACGTGCTGGTGACAAACGGGGTGATCAATCCCGGCCCGCTGGAGGAGCTTTTGCCGTGGACGGACGCGATGAATATAGACATAAAGTCCATGGACCCGGAGTTCTACAAGAAAACATGCCGCGGCCCCCTGCCCGCCGTGCTGGAGACTGTGAAGCGGTCCGCCGGAAAAGTCCATGTGGAAATAACCAACCTTGTTATCCCCGGCCTAAACGACACGGACGAGATGTTCGAGAAACTGACCGATTTTATGGCGGATATAAATCCGTTCATGCCGCTGCATTTTTCACGTTATCATCCAGAGTACAAACTTACATCCCCGCCGACCCCCTACGGCGCCCTTGTGCGGGCGGCTGACATAGCCGGGAAAAAGCTTAAATACGTGTATGTGGGCAACGTGCCGCAGGAGGTGTATAACCAGACCAAGTGCCATGAATGCGGCCGGGTGATAATTTCACGCGCTGGATTCTCGGTGCTGGAAATGCACGTGTCCGGCGGCATGTGCGTATTCTGTGGAGCGGACGCGCATGTGGTGACGGACTGA